AACCTAATCCTTTATTTGTACCTGTTATTACAACATTCATCAATCTCACCCACTTAATAATAAACTAAAGTTATAATATAAGGCTGACCTTTTTATTGGTATCTAACCGTAATTAAGTCAGCCTTAATAAATATTATTTAATCATTTTCTAACAATTCAATAATTACCTTTAATTGTTCAGTACTATCAAGATAAGCATATCTTCCGCCAGTATACTCGCCTTTCTGAATTAACGGCATACCTTTTTGGTTAAATATTTCTACTTTTTCTTTCATGCCTTTTATGAAAAATGCAATATGATGTACTCCTTCACCGTGTGTATCTAAAAACTCTCTCCAAGTTGATGGGTTATCATCTGGTTCAATTAATTCAATTTCAATATTTTTGAAGTTTCTGAAAAATGCTAATTTAGCACGTGCTTCAGTAGGTTGCCCTTTATAATGTGCTTGAGTTTTTTCAAACTCATCAGTAATGATTATTTCTGGAAAATCAACATTGAGAAATTCAGCATATTTTTGTGCAGTCTTATTGATATCTTTTACAATAATACCAATTTGTACAATTACATCAGTGTCTAAAAAATTAGTAATCATTTATTTCCCTCCATTACTCTTATTTTATAATAATGTGATTTACATAAGCGTAAATAAATACGCTAAAAAATATAGTAAATCAACATTAATTGGCATTTCATTGTTCAATCAAATACTATATTTTTCTACATGATTCTCTTTCTATCAACTTTGAGCCATATTGAACATATAGGAATTGACCGTTGCTTTCATTATTAATAACTTTAATCACATTTTCTGTTAATGTTTTAATCATTAATGAAAAATCAACTCTAAATGTTGTTAAGGAAGGTTTAACTAATGAGCTTAACATATGATCGTCTATACCAATTATTGAAATATCGTAAGGGATTTTTAGTCCTTTTTCAAATATTGCTTTCATAGCACCAAATGCTATATTATCGTTAGCACAACAAACAGCAGTAGGAAAATCTGATGAACTTTCAAGTATTTTTTTCATTTCATTGTATCCTGCGTTAGTTGAAAAATCTGTAAAACCTTGCCACTCATCTCTAATCATAATATTATGTTTTTTTAAACCACGTAAAAAACCTTCATACTTTTGCTTTCCGTTATATCTATTTAAGTCTCCATGTATTAATGCAATTTTTCTATGATTAAGACGTACAATATAATCAATAGCCTTTTCAGCGGTCTCATCGTCAAAATTAACAATAATTCTATTTGGTTCATTATGTCCTTCTGCATAATGATCTAAGAGCCCTATTTTATATCCTTCTGATATCAAATCTTCAATAATTGGTTCATAGTTTTTACATCCAATAAAAATTCCCCCATCAATTCTTCCCTGATAAAAAACCTCTTTGACTAAATTTATGTTTTTTTCATCTGAAAGATTTGATAAAACAACAGTTAAAACAAGAAAACCATATCTTGCAGCATTTTCAATAACACTTACTATGAAAAAATTTGATAAATAGTCCTCGGTTATTTTACCATTTGATACCCAA
The sequence above is drawn from the Caldicellulosiruptoraceae bacterium PP1 genome and encodes:
- a CDS encoding LacI family DNA-binding transcriptional regulator; translated protein: FIELINIKKEINSWQIAKLAGVSRSTVSRVINNYPNVPEETRKKVMDVIKKYNYYPNISAQILAGKNTNTIGLFWVSNGKITEDYLSNFFIVSVIENAARYGFLVLTVVLSNLSDEKNINLVKEVFYQGRIDGGIFIGCKNYEPIIEDLISEGYKIGLLDHYAEGHNEPNRIIVNFDDETAEKAIDYIVRLNHRKIALIHGDLNRYNGKQKYEGFLRGLKKHNIMIRDEWQGFTDFSTNAGYNEMKKILESSSDFPTAVCCANDNIAFGAMKAIFEKGLKIPYDISIIGIDDHMLSSLVKPSLTTFRVDFSLMIKTLTENVIKVINNESNGQFLYVQYGSKLIERESCRKI
- a CDS encoding VOC family protein, whose product is MITNFLDTDVIVQIGIIVKDINKTAQKYAEFLNVDFPEIIITDEFEKTQAHYKGQPTEARAKLAFFRNFKNIEIELIEPDDNPSTWREFLDTHGEGVHHIAFFIKGMKEKVEIFNQKGMPLIQKGEYTGGRYAYLDSTEQLKVIIELLEND